The segment gatctgagagaatagcattgaaacatgtatattaccatatgtgaaatagattgtcagtccaggtttgatgcatgagacagggtgctcagggctggtgcactgggatgaccctgagggatgtggtgaggagggaggtgggtgggggattcaggatggggaacacatgtgcacccatgggtgattcatgtcaatgtatagcaaaaaccactacaatattgtaaagtaattagcctccaactaaaataaataaataaataaatataaaaataaatatagcaatgtgtatatgtccattccaaactccctaacaatTTCTTCTTCctatccttccccctggcaaccataagttcattatctaactctgtgagtctctttatgttttgtaagtaagttcatttgtattattactTTTTAGAATCCAAATATAAGGGATGTCAAAAGATATCTTCCCTTAtctgtctgacatatttcactcagtatatggctgagtaatattccactgtacataagcaccacaacttcttcatccattcctctgttaatagacatttagattgcttccatgtcttggctactgtgctGGCTatagttctgcaatgaacattggggtgcttgTTTATCCTTttgaatcatgtttttctccagatatatgctctggggtgggattgcagggtcataaggtacctctatttttagtcttttaaaaaaccaccatagtgttctccatagtggctgtataaatttacattcccaccagcagtgtaggagggttcccttctctcaaCACCCTCTCCAAAATTTATTCTtagtggattttttgatgatagccattctggcaggTGTGAAGTAATACTTAACCTAAAGTGAGTAGaagtaaagaaatcataaaaatcagagcaaaaataaatgcagtaggcaaataaaacaattacaaaatcaatgaaagaaaaagattgttctttgaaaagataaacaaaattgataaacctttagccaaacTTATCTAGAAAAAAGGGAGGGaactcaaattaataaaattaaaatcaaaaaataaaaagttacaaaagactccacagaaatacaaaggatcaaaagagactactatgagcaactgtatgccaacaaaatggacaacctgaagaagtggacaaattcttagaaaggcacAGTCTTCCAATACTGagccaggaaaaatataaatatgatcagacaaatcacaagcactgaagttgaaattgtgatttaaaaactcccaataaacaaaagcccaggacctgatgacttcacaggcaaattctatcaaacatttagagaagagttaatacaTGTCCTCCTGAGACtgttccaaaaattgcagaggaaggaaaactttcaaacttattctatgaggccaccaggacctgataccaaagccagacaaagatagcacaaaaaagaaaattataggccaatagcATTGATgaaaaacagatgcaaaaatcctcaacaaaatcctagcaatctgaatccaacaatactttaagaagatcatacaccatgatcaagtgggattaattccagaaatgcaaggatttttcagtagttgcaaatcaataaatgtgatacaccacataaaactgaagactaaaaaaaaatatgatcatcTAAATAGATGTACAataaacttttgacaaaattcagcaccaattTATGATAATAACTCTCTAGAAAGTGAGCATAGAgggtgtatgtgcatgtgtgctaagtctccaggcacgtccaactctttgtgacactatgaactgtagcctgccaggcttcttggtccatgcaattctccaggcaagaatactggagtgggctgccatttccttctccaggggatattcccaacccaagggtcaaaattgggtttcctgcattgcagacagattctttaccactgtgccaccagggaagcccacagtaatTAGCAACTAACAGAGACCCTTAGGCTTCTGAAAGTCTGTTTATGCCTGGTTTTGAACCAGGGACCTTTGGCATGTGAGGCCAAAGTGATAGCTACTACACTACAGAAACAAGGCCTAGAGGGtatatctcaatataataaagggcatgttcaagctggttttagaaaaggcagaggaacaagagatcaaattgccaacatccgctggatcatcaaaaaagcaagagagttccagaaaaacatctatttctgctttattgactatgccaaagcctttgactgtgtggatcacaataaactctggaaaattctgaaagagatgggaataccagaccacctgacctgcctcttgagaaatgtgtatgcaggtcaggaagcaacagcgagaactggacatggaacaacagactggttccaaataggaaaaggagtatgtcaaagctgtatattgtcaccctgcttatttaacttatatgcagagtacatcatgagaaatgctggactggaagaaacacaagctggaatcaagattgccggaagaaatatcgatcatctcagatatgcagatgacaccactcttatggcagaaagtgaagaggaactaaaaagcctcttgatgaaagtgaaagtagagagtgaaaaagttggcttaacgctcaacattcagaaaactaagatcatggcatctggtcccatcacttcatgggaaatagatggggaaacagtggaaacagtgtcagactttctttttctgggctccaaaatcactgcagatggtgactgcagccatgaaattaaaagatgcttactccttggaaggaaagttatgaccaacctagatagcatattcaaaagcagagacattactttgccaacaaaggtctgtctagtcaaggctatggttttgcctgtggtcatgtatggatgtgagagttggactgtgaagaaggctgagcaccaaagaattgatgcttttgaactgtggtgttggagaagactcttgagagtcccttggactgcaaggagatccaaccagtccattctgaaggagatcagccctgggatttctttggaaggaatgatgctaaagctgaaactccagtactttggccacctcatgcgaaaagttgactcattggaaaagactctgatgctgggagggattgggggcaggaggagaaggggacgacagaggatgagatggctggatggcatcactgactcgatggacgtgagtctgggtgaactcctggagttggtgatggacagggaggcctggtgtgctgtgattcatggggttgcaaagagtcagacacaactgagcgactgaactgaactgacaacaaatctatgacaacccactccagtatccttgcctggaaaattccatgggcaaaggagtctagttggctacagtccatggggtcacaaagagtaggacacaactgagtgtgcacaAGAGTCATTTAAGCATTTTAGAGTATCCGTTTCCCCatattttctcaaaaagaaaGTAATCCAGTGTCCTGATTGAGAAAAGTCATAACTTGAGTTAGTcaccaaatatatttttcaaactatCGTTCTCTAACAGCAATTTGAAGATTTTATACCTTAAAATCCAAGAGGAAGTAGCCAACAAAAGGAGAAGTGATTTAGTCTTGTCCAGGTTAAACACAGTGTTGGAGGTtggttcatttaattttttaattatcaaataaGTTTTCATCCTACCCATAGACATCTTGTGATCTTCATAGTTCTAGGTCTTCCAGAAAAAAGAGgagaatcatttaaaaaagaggcttttatttttaaaaaaattatttcctagaTTCTTTATCCctaatttgttttaattactaacagttattttatcttcagaaaaaaaaaaaaagagttctctaATTTTCTCCTCACATGTAGCCACTTCTTTACCTTCATTTCAAACAACAGTACTATTGTATAGTCACTCTGTATCATAAGTTTATGAAACCTTTATGGACTAAATATTTAATGTTCTAGATGGAAtaggttaaaataaaatatatttaaaggcaGTTCCTAAGCCTCATGAGAAATCACCACAAAAACCTCTTATTTATTGACAATGTGGCTTGTTGAGCCTTGGCCTCATGCCAGGATTCTGGACTCTAATCTCACAAGCCCTTTTCCTTGAAGTGAAAATACCTGCaaatgttcaatttttttttcttaattttttggaaggaataataTCCTTACTTAAGGCAGTCATCTCCCTAGTATCCAGGTCCATAAGGCCTCTGATTTCCCAACAATGACaagaacaaaataattattttcataaactaaaaagcactaaaaataaatacCCTTTCTGAGAAAAATTCATGTACCTCCCAGGTACAAAGCACAGTCaaattttatattagaatattttcttcttttccatgttTACTGAAACAAAAATATTGAGATAAAGTAGAAGTAAGTATACCGAGAATAGGAGACTTTAAATCATAATACTGAATTTAGTCTAGAAGTTTTCATTAAAAGATATGCAActgtaaataaaacaataactaCTCTGAGTTATACTTTCCCATCCAGGCAGTGTATGTTTATAATCTGTTATGTGCAGGACTAGCTGTGAAAAAGTAAGATAAATCTTTgtcaagaaagcaaaatgtgCATTGCTaacaaaagcaaaattgtttATATTGAACAATCATTATGTAACCTTATATGTcagggattaaatgaaatatattcttgCCCAAGGAAGactggaaggaagagaagagaaaacattgTCTGATTCCTGCTTCCAATGGCAGATGTCAGATAAGACAACGGTAAACACAGCACGTCAACCTATTGTTCCCCAATTTGATCATCAGTAGACCAGTCTTCTATTTCAACAGGGAAAAAAGTtcaagatgataaaaaaaaaaaacatacagattTAATACATTTTTCTGAAGAGTATTAATaaatgggagaaggtgaggaaaGGAAATTGTGCTAGTGGTAAGAAAAGAGAGaccgattcttttttttttttttccagtccaggttcgatgcacgatactggatgcttggggctggtgcactgagagaCCAATtcttaaaaagtggaaataaattgTGAAATGATTCAGATACCCTTTCACAtggtgaaaaagaaataagaagattGTCAATAAAGTTACTATGATTAAACACAGAAACTTTCCTGTGCCCAACTGCACAGGCAGATACTCTATCTATTCAAAATTATCTCCTACTCAGGGTTTTTCTCAGAGCAGTTTTCACATCTTTGTTTCTCAAACTATAGATTAAAGGGTTCATCACAGAAACCACATTGGTGTAAAAGACAGAAGAGATTTTTTCCTCATCCATAGACCCAGCAGCAGATGGTTTGAGGTACATAAATGCACTTGAtccaaagaacagagaaatagcaATGATGTGGGAACTGCAGGTGCTGAGGGCTTTGGACCTGCCCTCTGTGGACTTTATGTAGAGGATGTTGGTAAGGATGAGACAATAAGAGATAAAGATTGTGAAACTGGGCACAATGATGTTGATGCCCACCACAATGAAAACTACAAGCTCATTGACATAGGTACTTGTACAGGAGAGCTGGAGTAAAGGGTGGACATCACAGAAATAATGGTTGATGGTGTTTGCATCACAGAAGGTCAGTCTCAGCATGCATCCAGTGTGAGCCATGGCACCAGAAAATGCCATCAAGTAGGAAGCAAGCACAAGGCTGGAACACAGTTTAGCGGACATGGCAACATTATACAAGAGTGggttacagatggccacataaCGGTCATAGGCCATTGATGTCAGCACATAGATTTCAGAAAtgacaaaaaaacagaagaagtaGAGCTGAGCCATGCACCCCATGTAAGAAATAATATTCTTCTTTGGTAAGAAGTTAATCAGCATTTTGGGTGTAAACACAGAAGAATAACATAGATCTATGAAAGACAAGTtaaagaggaaaaagtacatgggagTATGCAGATGTGAATTCAGTGCAATTAGGATTATCAATCCCAAATTTCCTAGCACAGTGACCGTATATATTCCTAGAAACAGGAAGAACAGAGGGAGTTGGAGATCAGGTCGGTCTGTTAATCCCAACAGAATGAAGTCAGTCACGAAAGAGTTATTTCCAGGAGTCATTCTTCTCTAAGGGAATCTATGGATAGAAGAGAAAAGGGTTCCATTAGAGAACAACCCAGCCCTTCCACAGTGTCTCACCTATAAAAGAGCtcagttgtttttcttgtttagtcactaagttgtgtccagctcttttgggaccccatggacagtagcccacaagtttcctctgtccatggaatttcccaggcaagaatactggagtggattgccatttcatttaCCAGatgttcttcccaacccagggatagaaccccatcTGTATTAGCAggaatgttctttaccactgagccccagggaagcccagcacaagAGTATACACATTGGGAATGTCTGAGACTATACAAGCCTTGTCACATAGAATCTGACTTTACCATTATCATGATACAGAGTGATGTGAACGTGCCCTTTCTTAGAGCTGTTATAAGCTAAATATAGAAAAGTACATCACAAACAGTCTACAGAGGGAAAGCCAGTCCTGTCATATGCAAGCATTCCTGCTGGAAAATCCAAGGGGAAGAGAGATGGATTAAAATACAATTGTCCTATTGTCATCTCTACATTTCCTCATTTGAACTCCTCCCTCACCACTATACTATAACTGGAGGCAGTGATCCTAGCAACCTGGCACTGGCTTCTAACGCAGATTAGCTATGACATGATCAAAATCAAAAACATGCTTTCTAATCCAAAATGAAGGGGCCAGAATCTATGAGTTAAGTTACTCCACTTGTCACAGAGTAAAAAGCCATAAAGGTAGAAGAGTGAGAGTTGCACCTATTTAAAAGAAACTTCCTGACTGATGTGTCCTGTGAGCCCCCTTGTGTCTCTGAACAGTCTCTGATCCCTCTCTGACAGATTCATCCATTAGCTTCACTTAACTCCCAGAACTACACAGAAGGAGAAACAATGGACCCTGGATTTTCATCTCAGAACAAGGAATAagtattgtaaatggaatttggcatgtgagatgaattcAGAAACCCACCCTCCTTAGGGCAGAAAACCTCGGGGCTGGCTCCCTTATCATTAGTCCTCACCTTGTTGGTACTGGAAATGTAATGTCAGGTTCTTGAGGCTTGATTCCTTTAACTGTAAAATGAGACATCATTGACGTATACTCTCAAAAACTTTATGAACTACcataatttctgtttattttcagtcCCCTCAACAAGTAgaggaaaataaagcattttgttATCACACTCACAACTTGATTAAACACAGAAGATTTAATATGAGTGTGGTGATGTAATGCACATGGTTTAAAACAGACTAGAGGTTTGCTCCAACAATTCCTCAGGGAGCAGAtcgtatgaaaaaaaaaaaaaagaaggaatgtaTATACATGGTTCATTATCTGCCTTTAGCTCCTTAGGGACTCACTCTTTTAACCATTTTCACTTTACTCTAGGGACTGAACATCCCTCAGGTGGATCAAAGTAAAATCCCGTCTCCCTCATTATCTTCACATCCGAAGGGaaagctactccatttcctcattCCCTGTTTTGTCCGTTTCTTAAGTGAATGAGTTTTCTCCAAGGTCCTACTTTCAagtttccttatttctttatctaatttttttcaaatgttgaaataACTCATTTTAGTTCTCTATGTAGGGTATCTCTGAAATAATTTCCAATACTCTATGTCCCTTCTAtggggacttccctcatagctcagtcggtaaagagtctgcctgcaatgcagaagactctggagaagggaatggtaactcacttcagtattcttgcctggagaatgccatggactacagtctataacgttgcaagagtcggacacgactaagcatacAGCACAGATGTCCcttctatattttatatctttaataaaCACCTGAAATTTCTGTCTCTCCTGTTGGGTCAATTTCTGGAAAATTTCAGTAACTGAAGTTTTCTTATCATAGAAAATAGTAGGAGCTATTGAGCAAGACTGTTGTGAATCTTGCTTTCCTCATTCCACCATTACAAACTATAACACTtgtgttatttagttgctcagtcattttttCTGCAATATTCTGACAGAATGACATCTAATATGAAAGAGCatttactttttctaaaaatgaaataaatttaacttcTATTTTGAGGTTTCTCAAATGGAAGACTTGTGAGCAGCTGTAACACAATTTTGGCACCTCAAATAGTGGTAAAATGCAGAACAGATTGCATGCACTTCTGCAGTGCATGTAACAGTTCCCAAATAGTGTAATTATTATTTACTTCTTTAGATACACTTCTTTATCGATAAGGAAGACAAGCTTATAAAAAGGGATaatatgtaaaagagaaaaatatctaaCTAGGTCAACTATTTTGTATACCTATAGACCTTggcatgtgaaaattatatatgtTTGTATTGAGATCAGGGGCTGTGGTATGAGTGGTCATTTAAAACCATAAGTCAAGAATAtagcaaggaggaaaaaaaaaatgtaagtcaaTGCTGAACATCtaaaaatgcaaacaagcaaacatACCAGTGTTGCTAAATTCACAATATCTAACTTTTGAAATAAGATTAGAAAACATGTAAAACCAAAAATGTTATTAAACTTACCTTTAAAAGTGTTGAAATTGTCACAATTAAGGTTTATGAATTTTAGACTATTTTCcatatttcctaaaaaaaaaaaaagaaatacaataaccTATTCTAGAAAACACATTATTACAACTTGAGTTATCCaccaaatatttctttcaaattatCATAGATTATGGTTTTATACCTTAAAATTCATAAGGAAGTAGCATATAGAAGCCAACCAAAGCAGGAGTGATTTTATTGTGCCAAGTTTACACCAAAGGAATGGAGATTTGTGAGTTTagctttttttaatatcaaaagttTCTGTTTTTATCCTATCCAGATAAATCCCATGATCTCTATAATATTTCTAGGGCTGTCCAGAAAAAGGAGGAGACTAATAAATATAGATTTAGTTTTCTATCATATTTTCTAGATTCCTTCTAATTTGAGCTTTAATTACTACTCACCATTTTATGTCATGAAAAATAGTCTTATTTGTACCTGTTTTTCCCCAGTTCTGATCATAGCTTATTCAACTTTGTTCACCTAATTCTACTACTGTATGGCCACTGTGTACTATAAGTTTAGAAAAAACTTTATGGACTGGATATATTTATTTCAccaaatggaacagaataaactTCCAAACTAAAATGCAGGGCCCAAGCCCCACAACCACGCTCCACAGGGAACGTCTTATTTATTGTGTTTGTTGATGCCCAGCCTCAGGAGAGGCTTCTGGGCTCCTTTCTCTCTCATGCCCTGTTCTCTGAATTGCAAACACTTGCAAGCATTCcaaatctattttgtttttctaaattttgtaAAAGAAGGAACATTCTTACTTGACCAATCATCTCCCCAGTTTACTGGCCCAAGAGGTATTATCTTTCCAATAAATAACTACAACAAAAAACGCCCTGACAaactcttcttaaaaaaataaaataaaagagcaatACTCACCCTGAGAGAAATTCATGTACCACCATGAAACAAAGCACAGTCAGCTTACAAGCTAGATAGTTTTCCCGTGCCATGtttatttaaacaatattaatgaaataaaacagaagcaaaggatACTAAGGAGATTAGAAACTTGAAATCAGAAACCTAAATTTATTCTagactttttcattaaaaacatatatgAATGTAAATAAATCATTGACTACTCTGAGCTTTATTGTACTGtccatataataaatatattttgacaaACTGTTGTGTGCaggtaaaaaaaaagactttgtcaAAGGAAGTATAATGCAGTGTTTAAAGATGCAAAGTGTGTTATACTTAACAGTCTCCTGAAATCTTCCACTTCAGGAATTAAAGGTGTTACTATCTGGGATCCCAAAgcatcagacaagactgagtgactgacctgaactgaactgagtcttgcTAAATGAAGCCTGGAAAGATGGAAAGAGGAAAAATTCTGAGATTTATGCTTCCAATGGCAATTGGCAGATAAGACATCCCCAGTGACATTACATCACATTAATGTTCCCTGATTTGATCATTTGATGGCCAGTCTTATATTTtcagagggaaagggaagtccAAACTAAtggagaaaaatgttttctagaaaataataaacaaataaaatgtattataacaAATAGTAACGTGTGCAAGCTCATTCACTAAGTCATATGTGTTTGTGACCTCGtagacagtagccctccagggtccattgtccatgggatgtcccaagcaggaatgcaggagtgggttgctgtttcctcctccagaggatcttcctgacccagggattgaaaatgcatctcctgcaatctcaggcatattctttaccaatgagccaactgggaagcccataaatagtaagttcagttcagtttagtcactgagtcatgtccgactctttgcgaccccagggactgcagcatgccaggcttccttgtccatcaccaagtcctggagtttactcaaactcatgtccattaagtcagtgatgccacccaaccatctcatcctctattgtccccatcttctcctgctttcaatctttcctaacatcagggtctttttgaatgagtcagctctttgcatcaggtggccaaagtattggagtttcagcttcaacattagtccttccaatgaaaactcaggactgatctcctttaggatggactggttggatctccttgccatccaagggactctcaagagtcttctccaacaccacagttataaatagcaaataagatagtacatttctttttaatagtaCTAATAAATCAAAATGtgtgagaaaaggaaattatGCAAATGATGAATAAGGAGAGAAGTGCTCCTGTATGATAAGTATAAATAAGTTGTCTCAAATTTCTTcaatatgataaaaatgaaatagcaTAAGAAGATGctaataaaatgattataattGAAAAGAGAATCCTCCTATACTTTGAATATCTGCACAAAAAGACACTGTTTCTAATCAAAACTGAATTCCACTTACAGTTTTTCTCAGAGCTGTTTTCAcatctttatttctaaaactgTAGATTAAGGGGTTCATCATAGCAACCA is part of the Bos javanicus breed banteng chromosome 29, ARS-OSU_banteng_1.0, whole genome shotgun sequence genome and harbors:
- the LOC133241802 gene encoding olfactory receptor 8B3-like, whose amino-acid sequence is MTPGNNSFVTDFILLGLTDRPDLQLPLFFLFLGIYTVTVLGNLGLIILIALNSHLHTPMYFFLFNLSFIDLCYSSVFTPKMLINFLPKKNIISYMGCMAQLYFFCFFVISEIYVLTSMAYDRYVAICNPLLYNVAMSAKLCSSLVLASYLMAFSGAMAHTGCMLRLTFCDANTINHYFCDVHPLLQLSCTSTYVNELVVFIVVGINIIVPSFTIFISYCLILTNILYIKSTEGRSKALSTCSSHIIAISLFFGSSAFMYLKPSAAGSMDEEKISSVFYTNVVSVMNPLIYSLRNKDVKTALRKTLSRR